The genomic DNA GTTGTGTATGTGGAAGACATAGCTGAGGGTCTTGAGAATGGTCCTGCTGCATTGATTGGCCTATATAGTGGTCGCAATGTTGGTAAACAAGTGGTTGCTGTTGCTCATGAATGAATGCATATGCTTTGGTTAATATGTgctttttattctttctttctttcaagttTTTTGAGTTGAGTTACTTGTGTATGGAGCATTCTTTGGATGACCTTTGGAAACCTCTTCATCCAATCTGTTGATTGTAATTATCTTCTTAATATTTTACGATATACTTAAATATAGTTTTGATCCTCATATTTTTGATGATTCAcggtttttatttgttttaattgaaataaaatttagatttgTATATAGATTGCCTTTGTGATAAACAAACACATTCTTTTTTTGTAAATCAAGGTATTTCCACgtcaattcaaaattcaaatactaATCTATTAAGACAATTGAGATTCATTTAGGGAGTAACCTCTTTCAACCgttttttttcaatatgcatCTGTCAAAGATCAAAGATTCAACCAAATAATCAAAGGAGTAAGTGTTAATACACATGCcaagaaaattaataaattttcttaCTTTTCTCAGTTGTCTTTTTCACAAGAACAAATTGTTGAGCTGGCTTTCGGTCTGGAATCGAGTAATCAGAAATTCTTATGGGTTGTAAGAGCACCAAATAGTAGTTCATCTAGTGCAGCATACTTTTCAGTTTCAGCACAAAATGATGTTGACCCTTTGCAATTTTTACCATGTGGGTTCATAGAGAGAACCAAGGATCAAGGGATGGTTATTCCATCATGGGCACCACAGGTTCAAATCCTTAGTCACAGATCAGTTGGTGGTTTCTTGAGTCACTGTGGCTGGAATTCAACCCTTGAGAGTGTGGTGCATGGTGTGCCACTAATCACATGGCCTCTTTTTGCCGAGCAGAGAACGAATTCGGTTTTGTTGagtgagggactaaaagtgggACTGAGGCCAAGAGTTCATGAAAATGGCATTGTGGAAAGGGTAGAGGTTGCTAAGGTGATCAAGTGTCTCATGGAAGGAGAAGAACTAAAGTGGAGTAATATGAAAGAACTAAAAGAAGCTGCTTCTAATGCACTCAAAGAAGATGGTTCTTCGACAAAGACTATTTCTCAATTAACACTCAAGTGGAGAAGCTTGGTGCAGGAAAACAAGTTTTAAGGAATGATTTTGATAAGATTTTTGCTTTATAACCATTCTAgtttttctgtttcttcattGGAATAAGATAATCGTTATAATTTTCCGTATTAAGCTCATATTATGAAGCATGCTTATAAGACTTTCTATTTGACAGTTGAGTTGAGTTCTTGTGATCTTTGTTACATGCATACGTTATTGGTTTTGTATACCAACATAGTGGTTTCCGTTTAATTTTGCATAATTTTCTGTTGTGAAGTGTTTTGTCATTATTTATGCCTAAGATGAATTTTATTTAGATGAAGAATAATTGAATGTTTCTCGAAAATAATCATGAACTAGTATTTTTTATGGCATTCCCTGGCCTAATTGTAACTTTAGCATTAAGCAAACTATAGTTAACAATAGGTCAGGTCAAGACTTGTTCAACTGGTAACCGAACCAAATCacattaaaatagaaatatttatcatcttaatttGCGATTGTAATATGATACATAACTTTAGAACAAAAAATGTGACTTATGTTTTGAAGTTTCATCCTTTCTCTCGAGTTCACGTCGATTCTACATTGCCCAGCTCAAACAAACTATTGACTCTCTCTAACCTGGATCTGATTTTCACGTGTGAATGGAAATATCATTGGCATGATCTGTGgaacctaaaaaaatatgttggttTGTTGTGAGGTTCTTGGACATATGACAGATATTGGCTTAGTTTCATAAAAGACCAACCGTGGAAGGTACTTGAGAAGTTAAACTCATGATGCAAAACCAGTTTCAAGGCTGTGCTTCAGGAATCtgataattttcataacaagAATAGGAGAGATGATCCTTGTTAAACCATTCATCAATAACCAATTAACCATCTTTGTGTTCTTGCTCCTTTTATAATCTAAccttattgttgttttttttttattctttttctctttgctCGTTAAACCAATTAA from Medicago truncatula cultivar Jemalong A17 chromosome 8, MtrunA17r5.0-ANR, whole genome shotgun sequence includes the following:
- the LOC112417175 gene encoding hydroquinone glucosyltransferase encodes the protein FFQYASVKDQRFNQIIKGVSVNTHAKKINKFSYFSQLSFSQEQIVELAFGLESSNQKFLWVVRAPNSSSSSAAYFSVSAQNDVDPLQFLPCGFIERTKDQGMVIPSWAPQVQILSHRSVGGFLSHCGWNSTLESVVHGVPLITWPLFAEQRTNSVLLSEGLKVGLRPRVHENGIVERVEVAKVIKCLMEGEELKWSNMKELKEAASNALKEDGSSTKTISQLTLKWRSLVQENKF